The genomic DNA GCTTGGCCAGCCGCAAAGGCCGCTTCCAGTGCGGCGCGGATCGACCAGACCGACACATCGTGAAAGTCGAGGCTGTCGCTGTTCCGGGTCTCCAGCGTCTCAAGATGAAAATGCTTGGCGGC from Octadecabacter antarcticus 307 includes the following:
- a CDS encoding DUF6900 domain-containing protein, with product MTTKTKAPSEALLLEIAAKHFHLETLETRNSDSLDFHDVSVWSIRAALEAAFAAGQATAR